TATCCCGACACAACCGAATTATTGAATGAACTGAATGTCATCCTGAAAATATTGAATAGTATCGTTGCAACATCGAAACAGAACTTGAATGGCAAATGACCATCTCATTTGCTAATTTGCTAATCATCAAACTCGCTAATTATCATGTCAGAAGTAAAAAGTGTAGAGTACGGGTTAGAGAAAATCTTTGAAGGAGCACAGGATTTCCTTCCGCTTCTCGGTACCGATTACGTTGAATTTTATGTAGGAAACGCCAAGCAGGCCGCCCATTTTTATAAAACGGCTTTCGGGTTTCAGAGCCTTGCTTACGCAGGATTGGAAACGGGCGTGAGAGACCGGGCTTCCTATGTGCTGAAGCAAGACAAGATCAGATTGGTGCTGACCACCGCTTTGAACAGCGAATCTCCCATTGGGGAACACGTGAAAAAGCATGGCGATGGCGTGAAAGTGACGGCTTTATGGGTTGAGGATGCACGGGCTGCATTTAAGGAAACGACCAAGCGCGGTGCCAAGCCATACATGCAACCAACCGTTGAAAAGGATGAACACGGTGAAGTTGTCCGTGCGGGTATTTACACCTATGGAGAAACGGTTCACATGTTCGTGGAGCGCAAGAATTATAATGGCACATTCCTTCCTGGTTACAAAGAGTGGAAATCGGATTACAACCCCGCTCCAACTGGCCTGAAGTACATCGACCATATGGTCGGTAACGTTGGTTGGGGAGAAATGAACACATGGGTGAAATGGTACGAGGACGTGATGGGTTTTGTGAACTTCCTATCCTTCGATGACAAGCAAATTCATACCGAATACTCGGCTCTGATGAGTAAGGTGATGAGCAACGGGAATGGCCGAATCAAATTCCCGATCAACGAGCCCGCTGAAGGCAAGAAAAAATCTCAGATCGAAGAATACTTGGATTTCTACGAAAGCCCAGGCGTGCAGCACTTGGCATTAGCTACGGATGATATTCTTAAGACCGTGGCCGACCTCAGAAGTCGTGGCGTGGAGTTCCTTTCAACACCTCCAGAAGCGTATTATGATGAAATTCCGAAGCGTTTGGGCAAGCACATGGATATGATGAAGGAAGACATCAACGAATTGGCCAAACTCGGCATCATGATCGATGCGGATGAGGAAGGCTACCTGCTTCAGATATTCACCAAACCTGTGGAAGACCGACCAACGCTTTTCTATGAGATCATCCAGCGAATGGGTGCTCGCGGTTTCGGTGCAGGAAACTTTAAAGCATTGTTCGAAAGCATTGAGCGCGAGCAGGAATTGCGGGGAACTTTATAGCGGGTGAAACGCCTTATTGAATTATCTAAATCTTGTACGATTTACTATGCTTCCGTTTCTACGTTTTTATTCTCGATAGTTTGGTGGAAGCACAGCGTTGAAACTGCTATATGGTCCACTGTTGCAATTTGGCAGATACTACTTACCGTAGACTTAATGCCAAGGCTTGTCTTAAAAAAGTTGAAGTTTCAATGGCAATATGTATTGAAGGGTGCAATATGGCTTGGCCTCGCAGTTGTTTTAGTGTGGTTTAGTATAAAAGTGTCGCTGATGGTATTGGGTGTAAGCTCAATAATATCCACTTACGCGGTTTATATTACAAACAAAGCCAGAAATCAATGAATCATGTTGAAGCTAAGCAAAATCGATCTTTGGCGCTGTTTGATTTTGACGGCACCATTTCCAACAAGGACAGCTTTGTGGCTTTCATGAAATTCACGCATGGAAAACCCGTGTTTATGATGCGCATGGCCATGGGTTTTCTCACGTTTGCGGGTTGGAAATTGGGTCTGGTGAAAAGTCATTTTACGAAGGTGAAAGCACTTCGATCCTTCTACAGAGGTTGGACGGAAGAACGGATGGCCGATGCGCGCAAGCGATTTACAGCTGAGGTCATTCCAACCATTTTATTCCCGAAGGCAATCGAGAAGATCAACTGGCATAAGGAAAACGGTCATCGAATTATTGTGGTAACCGCAAGTTGCGATGCTTGGCTGAGCGATTGGGCACACGAAATGGGATTGGAAATCCTATGCACCGAAATGGAACTGGAAAACGGCATTTACACGGGCAATCTCTCTAAACCGAACTGCCGTGGCCGAGAAAAAGTGAACCGCATCAACCAACATCTGAATTTGGAAGATTATTCAGCGATCTACGCTTACGGCAACGATCATGGCGACAATCAGATGCTTTCGATTGCCACGCATCCGCACATGCGAGAGTTTGAGAAATAAGCCTTTACGATTACCTTGCTTTCATGGATCAATTCAAAGAGTTCTTCCGAAAGAATGATGTAAAAATTGGTGAAGGGAAGGATTTTGTCAGGATACCTCCGATTCACTATTCATCACTTCATAATGCTGTTCGTAGCTACTACGAGTCGTTCAGGACAAACCAAAGTATGATGCCATACATTTCAGACATCCACACTTGGTCGAGAGAAGCACACGCATTCAATTTTAAATCAACCGATGAAATCGTTCAGTCTATTTTAGGATTCCATCGATTCATCGAACTGTTATTGAAAGACATTCTTAGGCGGGTCAATCCATTTCTCGTTGTACGACTGGACCAGCATCCAAAGGACGTATTTGCTTTTCTTGACCAAACCGCAGACCCAGACACAATCAGAACTGTTGAATTTCAGGAAACACTAAGAAGGTTCAAACAGGCATTTTTACACTATGACTCAACATCTGAAGTTTACCAGAACGTGTTGAAACGATATAAATTCATCCTGTCAAAGGAGAATCAAGAAACGATTTCTGTCCTAACAGAATGGCGAAACCGAATTATGCACAACGGGAACACACTTCCAAACTTCATTTCATTCGAGTATTTGGTTTCGCAAAGATTGTTCCCAATGCTTCAAAGCCTTCTGAAGGCTGAAAAGGACATGTTGAAGAATTGGCGACCGTTGTACTTCGAAACCCATACCGGTCTTAACCTATTGGAGGAAATTCTTTCCGTAAGGTTTTCTTTTACGGACTTTTCAAATGAAACCAAGACCAAAACAATAATAAAGGCGCTACTAAAACTTGGCCATCTAAAGGAGTTGGGACGTGCCGCTGACAACCATGATTTTGGTAAGCGAAATGGTATTTCATACTATGAACCTCAATCTGGCAACCCGAATATCAGAACTGAACGATTTGTCGAATCAGAAACTCAGTTACCTGATTTCTTTAGTCGCCACAATTGTATTTGCTGTGGAGCGAAAACTTTAATCGTTTATCGGAGCATCGTTGAGCTTCCCGACCCAACAAAAGCCATCCCCATTAGCTGGTTGAAGTGTTATAATTGTGACTATTCGATTTCGCGAGGACATGTCGGAGACCCATTTGACTTTGGACTTTCCGAAAAGAGACTGTTCCCCGATTATTAAAACACCCTCTTCGGCTTCCCAGCCACAAAATCTTTCAGGTAATAGGGTTCAAAGTAGGCGACATCTTCAAACTGTTTGGCTGCAAACTTTCCTTCCGCCAAACCGATCATTCCTCTTGCACTTGGGTTGAAATCATCCAAGAAGATGGCATTCGGGTGGTTGATGAACTCTTTGCATTTGCCCGCGCCATCACCCAAAAACGCCACGTTGCCTTTTTCCAATTCTTCGGCAAAACTGGCTTCATCAATGATCTCTGCGGAAACAGGTTGAAGCTCTTTCAGCGAAGCATCGAACATTTGAGTGTAAACTTCCATCCTGCGCGCATCGATCATCGGACAGAAAAAGGAGATATCGGTCAGTTGTTCTGAAAATTCTGTCATTGCCCAATGAGTCATGGATTCCAACGAACCGACCGAAAGCAACGGAATTCCCAGCCCATAACACAACCCTTTTGCAGCAGAAACACCGATGCGCAAACCTGTGTAGGAACCAGGGCCTTTCGAGACGCAGACCGCATCCAGATCGGAAGGTTTCAAACCTGCCTTTTTGATGGTCTCATCGATAAAAACCACCAGTTTTTCGGAATGGGAATAGGTTTGATCGTGCGTCTCTTTCAGCGCAAGCGTTTCGCCATTGCGCGACACAGCGACCGAACATGTGAGCGTGGCACTTTCAATATGAAGAATGGTTGGCAAACCGCTTGGGTTTAGTCACCGAAGCCGCCTTCGCCTTCGTTGGATTTGTACAGTTCGTCTTTGGAAACGACCTCAACCTCATCGCCTGGCGCAAGTTTTTTGGAGATGGCACGGTAAGGAGCGGTCACCACACGGTCTCCGAGCTCAACACCCGAAACAACCTCAATGTACTCGTTGTCCTGAATGCCCGTTTTCACCTGCTTCACCACTACATCGTTCCCATCCACCACAAATACAAGTTCAATGGCATCTTCTTCCCGTGCAGGTTTATCTATCGCTTCTTCCTCTTCATCATCACCCTCATCCGATGGCGGACCTTTTCTGCGTTCACGTCTTTCTTCACGGTTTTCCACCTGCTTCTCCAGTTCAGACTTGGTGCGTGTGGTGACCGCCTGAATCGGTACACTCAACACATCTTTTACCTGTCGCGTTCTGATGTCGACCGTGGCGCTCATACCAGGGCGGAATGGCGACTGATCGGGCTGCTTCTCATTCACGAGATCCGAATAAGAAGTTCTTAGAATACGGACCTTTACTTCGAAATTGGTGATCTGATCGGTACCCGTTCCATCCGACTTGGCCGAATTGGCAATATTGGTCACAATGCCTTTGAACGTCTTGTCGAGATACGCATCCACCTCAATATCACAGGTGTCGTTGTAACCCACACGGATGATGTCGTTCTCATTTACTTCTACCACCACTTCCATTTCCGCGAGGTCGGCAATGGTCATGATCTCCGAACCTTGCATCTGAGAAGTTCCCACCACGCGCTCGCCCTTCTCGAAATTGAGTTTGGAAATGGTTCCATTTACAGGCGAGTAGATCTCCGTTCGCGTAAGGCTTTTCTGTGCTTCCTGTAGCGATGCTTCGGCACTTTTCACTTGGAAGCGACTGGCCTCCACGCTTTGCTGTGATGCTTCCACATCGCTTTGCGCCACGTTGTATTCGCTTAGCGAAGCATCATACTCCGATTGCGCCACCACCTTATCCTCAAACAACTGTTTTACCCGCTCATAATTGGCTTTGGAATTGGTCAATCGCGCTTCCGATTGCGCCAATCGAGATTGCGCATTTGCCAAGTTGGCACGACTTGTATTCAGAGCAGCTTCCAATCGCTCCACATTCGATTTCTGAATATCTGGATCGATCTTCACCAACAGCTGTCCTTCTTCCACGCGGTCGCCTTCCTTTACGGGAAGTTCCATGATCTCTCCCGAAACATCTGGACTGATCTTCACTTCCGATTCGGACTGGATCTTGCCGCTGGCAGAAACTGTTTCGGTGATGTCGCGCTTGGCAACTTCCTCCACGGCCACTTTTTCGGCAGATGAACTACCGACAAGACCTTTCTTCTTTAAGATGATGGCAACTACCAGCAGTGCCACAACGGCCACCGCCAGAACGATGAGAATTCGATTGTTTTTCATTTGGTCTGGTCAAAAGTAATCGGTTTGCCTTGGTAGAAATCCAACACCTTCATTTTGAAAATGTAGTCGTATTTCGCTCGCAGCAGTTCCGACCTTGTCCGTGTGAGGTTATTGGAAGCCGTATTGAAATCCAGCGCGTTCATCATGCCCACATCATAGCGCTGTTTGGCGTATTCGAATGCCTGTTCGGTGGCCTTCACGCTCTTGTCGCTGGCATCGAACTGACGCTTGGATGAACTGGCATCATTGTACGCCTGTTGTACCGAGGAATAGAGCTTGTTCTTCTCGTCCTGCAAAGAGAGCTCTGCATTGATGCGGCTCAACCGCGCCTTGCCCACCGAAGTGCGGCTGCGCAACCCATTGAAGATCGGAACACTAAGCGAGAATCCGATGTTCTCACCAAGGTTGTTCTGAAGCTGCTTTCCGTACGGATCGGAAACACCCGTAAAAGATTTGGCACTTGAATATCTCGTTCCCAGCGAAGCACTACCGCTTATTGTTGGTGTGTACGAAGCAAAAGCGATCTTCTCCCCTTTCTCGGCACTTCTCAATCTGGCCTCCTTTGCCTTGATCTTCGGCCAATTGTCCAACGCCTGATCGTAAATGATTCCAACCGTAACTGCATTCAGACCTGTTAAGGGCAGGTCCACCTCTGGCCGCTCAATTCGAAATGGCTCCGAAGCAGGCAGGTTCAGCATTTGTTTGAGTGTGAGAATGGACGTGTTGAGCGCATTCTCCGCATTGACCACCTGAAGTTCGTTGCTTGCCAACTGCGCTTCCACATCATAGACATTTCCCAGCGGCACCGAACCAGCATCCGCCATTTTCCTCGTACGCTCCAATTGCTCTTTTGTCACCTCCAACTGCTGGTAGGCCACATCCAAAAGCTCCTCGTTGAACATGATCTGCATGAAAGCCGTGGCAATGTTGAGGCTGATGTCGTTGCCCAGGCCATCCAGATCGTAACCTGCGGCCTGCAGATCCACCTGCGACTGCTTGAACGTGTTCAGCAGACGGAAACCGTTGAAGAGCGTAACGTTACTCTGCGCACCCCAACTGTTGTTGTTGATCTGCTGATTCACATACGTGTTGGTCACGAAGTCGATGTTCCGACCAAAGTTGATGTTGAAACTGGAACTGGCGTTGAGGTTCGGAAACATCATGGCCAACGCCTGCGACTTGTCCAAGCGGGCAGACTCCTGCTGTAATACCGACTGTTTGATCTGAATGTTGTGCTCGAACGCGTAACTGATGCAACGCTCCAATGTCCACTCATCCTGCGCCATGGTGCGGGAAGATGAGAAGAGGAAGAGCACGGTCAGCGTTAGAGCAATGGTTTTGAATGGATTCATACTCCCTGTTTTCACGCGCCAAAAGTAACCAAATGGGCTGGCCTTGGTCTGAACTTGCCAGTTATCGATCACAATTAATGTTAAGGTCAGATTGCTGCGTTTTGTTCAAAATGTGCAGGTTCGAACAGGCCGTTAACTTAACGTAATAGACCGTTTGGCAGCACCCGCGAGGGGTGGATAACAAACGTTTGCAGAATTGAAATTTGCTTATGTTTGCAGCGATTTTAAACCTACCAAAAGCAGATAATCATGTCTGATATTGCATCAAGAGTAAAAGCTATTATCGTAGATAAATTGGGTGTTGATGAGAACGAGGTGACACCAGAGGCAAGTTTCACAAACGACCTTGGGGCCGATTCGTTGGATACGGTTGAGCTGATCATGGAGTTTGAGAAGGAATTCAATATTGCCATTCCTGACGATCAGGCCGAGAACATCGGTACAGTCGGTGAGGCGATCAAATACATAGAGGAGAACGCCAAGTAGATCTCCCTTATTGGGATAAAGAACTTACCCGCTTCCCATCCGCCCGAGGCGGATTCGGGTAGCGGGTATTTAAGTTAATAGATGGAGCTTAAACGAGCGGTAATAACAGGTATGGGTGCGCTTACACCCGTTGGCAATACGCTGGATGCGTATTGGCAGAACCTGATCGCTGGGAAAAGTGGTGCCGCTCCCATCACGCATTTCGATGCCTCCAAGTTCAAAACGCAGTTTGCCTGCGAGGTGAAGAACTTCGATCCCGAAGAACACTTCGACCGTAAGGAAGCCCGCAAACTGGACCCGTTCGCGCAGTATGCGCTGGTAAGCGCCACAGAGGCGTGGGCAGATTCTGGGTTGGATGAGAACACGATCAACCACGACCGCGCGGGCGTTATCTGGGGTTCGGGCATCGGAGGCTTGAAGACCTTTTATGATGAATGCACCGAGTTTGCCGCAGGCGATGGTACGCCACGGTTCAACCCGTTCTTCATCCCGAAGATGATCGCGGACATTGCCGCAGGTCACATCTCCATGAAATGGAACTTGCGCGGTCCGAATTTCACCACGGTTTCGGCCTGCGCATCCTCCACCAATTCGCTGATCGATTCGTTCAATTACATCCGCTTGGGCAAAGCAGACATCTTCGTTACTGGAGGTTCGGAAGCGGCCGTAACACAAGCTGGTGTTGGCGGATTCAACGCCATGAAAGCGCTCTCGCAACGGAATGATTCGCCTGAAACAGCTTCGCGTCCGTTTGACCTTGACCGCGATGGTTTTGTTCTGGGAGAAGGTGCTGGCTCGCTCATCGTAGAAGAATTGGAGCATGCGCTTGCACGAGGTGCCAAGATCTATGCTGAGATTGTTGGTGGCGGCATGAGTGCCGATGCGCACCACATCACCGCTCCGCACCCAGAAGGTTTGGGCGCGATGAACGTGATGCGGGCTGCTTTGGAAGATGCGGGCATGAACGCAAGTGAGATTGATTACATCAACGTGCACGGAACAAGCACGCCATTGGGCGATATTGCTGAATCAAAAGCCATCATGGAAGTATTCGGTGAGCAGGCTTTCAACATGAACATCAGTTCCACCAAATCGATGACAGGGCACTTGCTTGGTGCAGCTGGTGCAATCGAGGCCATTGCTTCGGTGATGGCTGTGAAGAACGATATCGTTCCACCGACCATCAACCATTTTACAGATGACCCCGAGTTCAACCCGAAGTTGAATTTCACATTCAATAAGGCGCAAAAGCGAACCGTGAATGCTGCCCTCAGCAACACGTTCGGGTTTGGAGGCCACAACGCCTCGGTCATCGTCAAGAAGTTCGTTCAGTAATCATTCTCCGTTGATCAATTCTCTTCGCAGCTTTTTCGGTCGAGACAAGGAACTGACGAAATCGCTGCGCAATCTGCTTGGATTCACCCCAAGAAACGTATCCGTCTATCGCTTGGCGCTGATACATAAATCTGCTGGAGAACGATTATCTGATGGCACGCTTGTGAGCAACGAACGCTTGGAGTTTTTGGGCGATGCTGTGCTGAGCGCGGTGGTGGCCAAGTACCTTTTTCAGCGTTATCCGTTCGAAAACGAAGGCTTCCTGACGGAAACCCGATCGAAAGTGGTGAGCCGAAAGAACCTGAACGGTTTGGCCCGCAAACTTGGCCTGCCAGAAATGGTGGAAAAAAGCAATGAAAACCACCGTATTAGTTCTTCCCTTGGCGGAGACGCATTGGAAGCATTGGTCGGGGCCATCTTCCTCGATCGTGGCTTTCAAGCAGCCGAGAAGTTCATCCTGGACCGAATGATCGATCACTACGTGGACCTC
The nucleotide sequence above comes from Flavobacteriales bacterium. Encoded proteins:
- the hppD gene encoding 4-hydroxyphenylpyruvate dioxygenase, with product MMSEVKSVEYGLEKIFEGAQDFLPLLGTDYVEFYVGNAKQAAHFYKTAFGFQSLAYAGLETGVRDRASYVLKQDKIRLVLTTALNSESPIGEHVKKHGDGVKVTALWVEDARAAFKETTKRGAKPYMQPTVEKDEHGEVVRAGIYTYGETVHMFVERKNYNGTFLPGYKEWKSDYNPAPTGLKYIDHMVGNVGWGEMNTWVKWYEDVMGFVNFLSFDDKQIHTEYSALMSKVMSNGNGRIKFPINEPAEGKKKSQIEEYLDFYESPGVQHLALATDDILKTVADLRSRGVEFLSTPPEAYYDEIPKRLGKHMDMMKEDINELAKLGIMIDADEEGYLLQIFTKPVEDRPTLFYEIIQRMGARGFGAGNFKALFESIEREQELRGTL
- a CDS encoding HAD-IB family hydrolase, producing the protein MNHVEAKQNRSLALFDFDGTISNKDSFVAFMKFTHGKPVFMMRMAMGFLTFAGWKLGLVKSHFTKVKALRSFYRGWTEERMADARKRFTAEVIPTILFPKAIEKINWHKENGHRIIVVTASCDAWLSDWAHEMGLEILCTEMELENGIYTGNLSKPNCRGREKVNRINQHLNLEDYSAIYAYGNDHGDNQMLSIATHPHMREFEK
- the tsaB gene encoding tRNA (adenosine(37)-N6)-threonylcarbamoyltransferase complex dimerization subunit type 1 TsaB, translating into MPTILHIESATLTCSVAVSRNGETLALKETHDQTYSHSEKLVVFIDETIKKAGLKPSDLDAVCVSKGPGSYTGLRIGVSAAKGLCYGLGIPLLSVGSLESMTHWAMTEFSEQLTDISFFCPMIDARRMEVYTQMFDASLKELQPVSAEIIDEASFAEELEKGNVAFLGDGAGKCKEFINHPNAIFLDDFNPSARGMIGLAEGKFAAKQFEDVAYFEPYYLKDFVAGKPKRVF
- a CDS encoding HlyD family efflux transporter periplasmic adaptor subunit, whose product is MKNNRILIVLAVAVVALLVVAIILKKKGLVGSSSAEKVAVEEVAKRDITETVSASGKIQSESEVKISPDVSGEIMELPVKEGDRVEEGQLLVKIDPDIQKSNVERLEAALNTSRANLANAQSRLAQSEARLTNSKANYERVKQLFEDKVVAQSEYDASLSEYNVAQSDVEASQQSVEASRFQVKSAEASLQEAQKSLTRTEIYSPVNGTISKLNFEKGERVVGTSQMQGSEIMTIADLAEMEVVVEVNENDIIRVGYNDTCDIEVDAYLDKTFKGIVTNIANSAKSDGTGTDQITNFEVKVRILRTSYSDLVNEKQPDQSPFRPGMSATVDIRTRQVKDVLSVPIQAVTTRTKSELEKQVENREERRERRKGPPSDEGDDEEEEAIDKPAREEDAIELVFVVDGNDVVVKQVKTGIQDNEYIEVVSGVELGDRVVTAPYRAISKKLAPGDEVEVVSKDELYKSNEGEGGFGD
- a CDS encoding acyl carrier protein; its protein translation is MSDIASRVKAIIVDKLGVDENEVTPEASFTNDLGADSLDTVELIMEFEKEFNIAIPDDQAENIGTVGEAIKYIEENAK
- the fabF gene encoding beta-ketoacyl-ACP synthase II codes for the protein MELKRAVITGMGALTPVGNTLDAYWQNLIAGKSGAAPITHFDASKFKTQFACEVKNFDPEEHFDRKEARKLDPFAQYALVSATEAWADSGLDENTINHDRAGVIWGSGIGGLKTFYDECTEFAAGDGTPRFNPFFIPKMIADIAAGHISMKWNLRGPNFTTVSACASSTNSLIDSFNYIRLGKADIFVTGGSEAAVTQAGVGGFNAMKALSQRNDSPETASRPFDLDRDGFVLGEGAGSLIVEELEHALARGAKIYAEIVGGGMSADAHHITAPHPEGLGAMNVMRAALEDAGMNASEIDYINVHGTSTPLGDIAESKAIMEVFGEQAFNMNISSTKSMTGHLLGAAGAIEAIASVMAVKNDIVPPTINHFTDDPEFNPKLNFTFNKAQKRTVNAALSNTFGFGGHNASVIVKKFVQ
- the rnc gene encoding ribonuclease III, whose translation is MLPSATRSGLEATTPRSSSRSSFSNHSPLINSLRSFFGRDKELTKSLRNLLGFTPRNVSVYRLALIHKSAGERLSDGTLVSNERLEFLGDAVLSAVVAKYLFQRYPFENEGFLTETRSKVVSRKNLNGLARKLGLPEMVEKSNENHRISSSLGGDALEALVGAIFLDRGFQAAEKFILDRMIDHYVDLDKLLVEDANFKSRLIEWCQKEKHKFEFELLEGTVDGHRPSFTIQVKVDGKPQGKGTDRTKKRAEQAAAKVACENLKLGV